The Lichenihabitans psoromatis genome contains a region encoding:
- a CDS encoding nucleotide sugar dehydrogenase: MGLTVASGHTAPAAVAPLLQKIEDRSCLIGIIGLGYVGLPLALAAAKAEFRVLGFDINGPRVAQLNRGESFVKHIPTEAINTAARDGRFVATDDFARLDEPDAILICVPTPLTRQREPDMSFIDKTAEAIATRLRPGQLIVLESTTWPGTTRERVKPILEAGGLRSGVDFFLAFSPEREDPGNADYQTSTIPKVVGGEGPDALALADALYSRLVVRTVPVASSATAEAVKLTENIFRSVNIALVNELKVIYEPMGIDIWDVIDAAKTKPFGFMPFYPGPGLGGHCVPIDPFYLAWKAREFETPTRFIELAGEINTAMPHYVIERLARALDNHASRGLKGARILVMGVAYKKNIEDTRESPSLRLMELIEERGAVADFHDSHVPVIPVIREHPRFTGRMSVDLTAKAVAAYDAVLISTDHDDVDYAALVAQARLVIDTRNACARAGIVADHVFKA; the protein is encoded by the coding sequence TTGGGATTGACGGTCGCATCTGGTCATACGGCACCTGCTGCCGTCGCGCCCCTGCTGCAGAAGATCGAGGATCGGTCCTGCCTGATCGGCATCATAGGGCTCGGCTATGTCGGCCTTCCCTTGGCGCTCGCAGCCGCGAAGGCCGAATTTCGCGTCCTCGGTTTTGACATCAACGGCCCGCGGGTGGCGCAACTCAACCGCGGTGAGAGCTTCGTCAAACATATCCCGACCGAGGCGATCAACACGGCGGCGCGCGATGGACGTTTCGTGGCCACGGATGATTTCGCCCGGCTGGACGAACCCGACGCTATTCTGATCTGCGTCCCGACGCCGCTGACGCGTCAGCGCGAGCCCGATATGTCCTTCATCGACAAAACCGCCGAGGCCATCGCGACTCGCCTGCGACCGGGGCAATTGATCGTCCTCGAATCGACCACTTGGCCGGGCACGACGCGCGAGCGTGTGAAGCCGATCCTCGAAGCAGGCGGGCTTCGCTCGGGCGTCGATTTCTTTCTGGCGTTTTCGCCCGAGCGAGAAGATCCCGGCAACGCCGATTATCAGACCTCGACGATCCCGAAGGTTGTCGGAGGCGAGGGGCCGGATGCGCTGGCGCTCGCCGATGCGCTTTATAGCCGCCTCGTGGTCCGTACCGTTCCGGTCGCCTCCAGCGCGACGGCCGAGGCCGTCAAGCTGACCGAGAACATCTTTCGCTCGGTCAATATCGCGCTCGTCAACGAATTAAAGGTCATCTACGAGCCGATGGGCATCGACATCTGGGACGTGATCGACGCCGCCAAGACCAAGCCTTTCGGCTTCATGCCGTTCTACCCCGGCCCGGGCCTCGGCGGCCATTGCGTCCCGATCGACCCCTTCTACCTGGCATGGAAAGCGCGTGAATTCGAGACGCCGACGCGATTCATCGAACTTGCGGGCGAGATCAACACGGCGATGCCGCATTACGTCATCGAGCGGCTGGCCCGCGCGCTGGACAATCATGCGAGCCGGGGGCTGAAGGGCGCCCGCATCCTGGTCATGGGTGTCGCCTATAAGAAGAATATCGAGGATACGCGCGAAAGCCCCTCGTTACGCCTGATGGAACTGATCGAAGAGCGGGGCGCCGTCGCCGACTTCCACGACTCTCACGTCCCGGTGATCCCGGTGATCCGCGAGCACCCGCGCTTCACGGGACGGATGTCGGTCGATCTGACCGCAAAGGCCGTCGCGGCCTATGATGCCGTGCTGATCTCGACCGACCATGACGATGTGGATTACGCGGCGCTGGTGGCGCAGGCCCGGCTCGTGATCGACACCCGCAACGCCTGCGCGCGAGCCGGTATCGTGGCGGACCACGTCTTCAAGGCGTAG
- a CDS encoding YqaA family protein: MFKSLYAWVLRLADSPRAPWALGLVAFAESSFFPVPPDIILVPMVLARPERAWRYAAIATIASVLGGMVGYAIGALLFDTLGQWLIHLYGYADKLEALREFYAKWGALFILIKGLTPIPYKLVTIVSGLLSYNFGLFVLLSLVTRGIRFFVLAAILGRFGVPIKAALDRHFGLILISFAAIVVIGFWIAIKWL; the protein is encoded by the coding sequence ATGTTCAAGAGCCTCTACGCTTGGGTATTGCGCCTTGCCGATAGCCCGCGCGCACCGTGGGCGCTCGGGCTCGTCGCCTTTGCGGAAAGCTCGTTCTTTCCGGTTCCGCCCGACATTATCCTAGTCCCGATGGTGCTGGCGCGACCGGAGCGAGCCTGGCGCTATGCCGCCATCGCCACGATCGCCTCCGTGCTTGGCGGCATGGTGGGCTATGCGATCGGCGCGTTGCTCTTCGACACGCTCGGTCAGTGGCTGATCCACCTCTATGGCTATGCAGACAAACTCGAGGCATTGCGCGAATTCTACGCCAAATGGGGCGCGCTCTTCATTCTGATCAAGGGATTGACGCCGATCCCCTATAAGCTGGTCACGATCGTCAGCGGCCTCCTGTCGTATAATTTCGGCCTGTTTGTTCTGCTCTCGCTCGTCACGCGCGGCATCCGCTTCTTCGTGCTCGCTGCTATTCTGGGCCGCTTCGGCGTGCCGATCAAAGCGGCGCTCGATCGCCACTTCGGTCTTATCCTGATCAGCTTCGCGGCCATCGTGGTGATTGGTTTTTGGATTGCGATCAAATGGCTCTGA
- a CDS encoding cation diffusion facilitator family transporter, translated as MSDHHHAAASPPLASGTDHARDHAGAATQPHSDHVHDYDHSHAGHNHGIGGHVHAPANFGRAFAIGIGLNTAFVLVEAGAGVYGHSVALLADAGHNVSDILGLMVAWLAQSLAQRVPSQRFTYGLRGSSILAALFNAIFLLVVVGALSLEAIQRLFAPEPVAGGTVMIVAAIGVAINGLTAYLFASGRHNDINIKGAYMHMAADALVSVGVIAAGAVILLTGWLWVDPVVSLVVNAIIVAGTWGLLRDSVSMSMQAVPPSIEPAKVRRFLLDRPGVATLHDLHIWPMSTTEIAITAHLCMPAGHPGDHFLSETAVTLRDTFGIGHMTVQIEVSEDNRCLLAQDGAI; from the coding sequence ATGTCCGATCACCACCACGCCGCAGCATCGCCCCCGTTGGCGAGCGGCACGGACCACGCGCGTGACCATGCGGGCGCTGCGACACAGCCCCACAGCGATCACGTGCACGATTACGATCATTCGCATGCCGGGCACAACCACGGCATCGGAGGTCACGTTCACGCACCGGCCAATTTCGGCCGCGCCTTCGCGATCGGCATCGGCCTCAATACGGCCTTCGTGCTCGTCGAAGCGGGCGCCGGCGTCTATGGCCACTCGGTCGCGCTGCTGGCCGACGCTGGTCATAACGTCAGCGATATTCTGGGCCTGATGGTGGCGTGGCTCGCGCAATCTCTGGCGCAGCGTGTTCCCTCGCAGCGGTTTACCTATGGGCTCCGCGGCTCATCGATCCTGGCAGCGCTGTTCAACGCCATCTTCCTGCTCGTGGTGGTCGGAGCGCTGAGCCTGGAGGCCATACAACGGCTGTTCGCACCAGAGCCTGTGGCAGGCGGCACCGTCATGATCGTGGCGGCGATCGGCGTCGCGATCAACGGTTTGACCGCCTATCTGTTCGCGTCCGGGCGGCACAACGACATCAACATCAAGGGCGCCTACATGCATATGGCTGCCGATGCGCTGGTGTCGGTCGGAGTCATTGCGGCCGGGGCCGTGATCCTGCTGACCGGCTGGCTCTGGGTCGATCCCGTCGTCAGTCTCGTGGTCAACGCCATCATCGTGGCCGGCACGTGGGGGCTGCTTCGCGACAGCGTTTCGATGTCGATGCAGGCGGTTCCACCGTCGATCGAACCAGCGAAGGTTCGTCGTTTTCTGCTCGATCGACCCGGCGTCGCCACACTGCATGATCTGCATATCTGGCCGATGAGCACCACCGAGATCGCCATAACGGCGCATCTCTGTATGCCGGCGGGGCACCCCGGCGATCACTTCTTGTCGGAAACGGCTGTGACGCTGCGAGACACGTTCGGCATCGGCCATATGACGGTGCAGATCGAGGTGAGCGAAGACAATCGCTGCCTGCTCGCCCAAGACGGGGCGATCTAG
- a CDS encoding disulfide bond formation protein B produces MALTMKTRPRLILPLAIGVTLAIVATILTVWAFERAGYTPCELCLLERQPFYAGFAVGLLTIVSILMRRWGLASIGFAVLALLFAAGTVIGVYHAGVEWKIWPGPSGCSGAVQAAAGVSDFMKQLESVKVVRCDAAALVVAGLSLAGWNAVISLGLLICSLVGLSRSRSA; encoded by the coding sequence ATGGCTCTGACGATGAAGACGCGCCCGCGCCTTATCCTGCCGCTCGCGATCGGGGTAACGCTCGCGATCGTAGCCACGATCCTGACCGTCTGGGCCTTCGAGCGGGCCGGCTACACGCCATGTGAGCTTTGTCTGCTGGAGCGCCAGCCGTTCTACGCGGGATTTGCGGTCGGCTTGTTGACGATCGTGTCGATTCTGATGCGTCGTTGGGGATTGGCGTCGATCGGCTTCGCTGTGCTGGCCCTGCTATTTGCGGCCGGGACGGTGATCGGCGTGTATCATGCCGGCGTCGAATGGAAAATCTGGCCCGGCCCCTCCGGTTGTTCCGGTGCGGTGCAAGCGGCGGCCGGAGTGAGCGATTTCATGAAGCAACTCGAGAGCGTCAAGGTCGTCCGCTGCGACGCCGCCGCCCTGGTGGTCGCGGGCTTGTCGCTCGCAGGATGGAACGCAGTGATCTCGCTCGGCCTCTTGATCTGCAGCCTCGTCGGTCTGTCACGGAGCCGTTCGGCCTAG
- a CDS encoding MOSC domain-containing protein has protein sequence MDHVSIVSIFCYPIKGLSPQALSEVELTKGAYFPNDRLYAIENGPSGFDETAPRYRPKTKYLMLMRDERLATLKTRFDPSMSRLTIELDGRLRCDADLSTFAGRNAVETFFAAFCKDDLKGPPRLLGPFDPFRFTDSTKGFVSFVNLASVAAIAKAAGQAVDPLRFRANLYLDGLPAWAEHDLIGRQITIGKTRLAITNTTERCAATSVDPATGERDINVVKTLVNTVGHNLCGVYARVVQGGGIRPGDPVTILD, from the coding sequence TTGGATCACGTCTCGATCGTTTCGATCTTCTGCTATCCGATCAAAGGCTTGTCGCCGCAAGCTCTGTCCGAGGTGGAACTCACGAAAGGCGCTTATTTTCCCAACGACCGACTTTACGCCATCGAGAACGGCCCGTCGGGATTCGATGAAACCGCGCCGCGTTATCGGCCTAAGACCAAATATCTGATGCTGATGCGCGATGAACGTCTGGCGACGCTGAAGACGCGCTTCGACCCCTCGATGTCCCGCCTGACGATCGAGCTTGACGGCCGTCTTCGATGCGATGCCGATCTATCGACTTTCGCCGGTCGTAATGCGGTCGAGACCTTCTTCGCCGCCTTCTGTAAGGACGATCTCAAAGGTCCGCCACGCCTTCTCGGCCCGTTCGACCCGTTCCGATTCACAGACTCGACCAAGGGCTTCGTCTCCTTCGTCAATCTCGCCAGCGTCGCGGCCATCGCCAAGGCCGCTGGACAAGCTGTCGATCCCCTCCGGTTCCGCGCCAATCTCTACCTCGACGGATTGCCGGCCTGGGCCGAACACGACCTCATCGGGCGCCAGATCACGATCGGCAAGACGCGGCTCGCGATCACCAACACGACCGAACGCTGCGCCGCAACGAGCGTCGACCCTGCGACGGGCGAACGCGACATCAATGTGGTCAAGACACTTGTGAACACCGTCGGGCACAACCTTTGTGGCGTCTATGCGCGTGTCGTTCAGGGTGGCGGGATCCGGCCAGGCGATCCGGTCACGATCCTGGACTAG
- a CDS encoding EAL domain-containing protein, with protein sequence MVGVTPASAIESVRVPVDSRAIDLTRSVERYNGQGDRIQISTAPGADGIVRRIEVGAKQAGTQPNWIVFALTNDSDEQLERLVVVPHFRLAGSGVIWPDLGTVRISAITASQGFAPESEESADADVFRLTLDPGATVTYVAELRSATLPQITLWEPDAYKDKLTSLTLFKGIVIGIAGLLALFLSIVFVVRGAIIFPAAAALAWAVLAYVCIDFGFWHKLFAAGGEADRVSRAVAEASLAATLLAFLFAYLNLNRWHVRYSHIAAGWLIFLAALVGFALYDAPVAAGIARIMLATVAAVGFILVIYLSTHGYDRAVMLIPTWFLLLVWVAAAGFTVMGSLTNDLVSPALMGGLVLIVMLIGFTIMQNAFAIGGMSHGVVSDAERKALALTGSGDIIFDWDVNADRIFVSPDVETQLGLRRGDLEGPAAGWFDRLHALDRDRYRACLDTVLEQRCGRIAQDFRLRSADGEYFSYAMKARPVVGQDGEVVRVVGTLADVTDIKAAEDRLLHDAVHDSLTGLPNRELFYDRLDAAMTMTRSSDRAAPTVFSLDVDRFKQINEQVGLSVGDSILLTIARRLGRLMRPQDTMARIGGDQFAFIIVSETDADQIMQLADTIRRAINTPITFSTYEIALTSSIGVAFYDTALHAKRDDILKDAEIAMTHAKRAGGDRIELYRTGMRAQRSDRLALEADLRRAIERNEIKVVFQPIVRLEDRTIAGFEALLRWEHPRLGTLSPADFIPLAEQTGLIVDLGLFAMDRTARELASWQQALDVSPPIYASVNVSSRQLLRHDLLGDVKSVLKRSGVLRNSLKLELTESLMMENPEYAAQMLHRIKDLGAGLSLDDFGTGYSSLSYLQRFPFDTIKIDQSFVRHNGKGSRPVILRSIVALAHDLGMEVVAEGAESESDVIELSQLGCEYAQGFAFGQPISAAEARKLVGATAEAA encoded by the coding sequence ATGGTCGGCGTTACGCCTGCTTCCGCCATCGAATCCGTTCGTGTCCCGGTGGACAGCCGAGCCATCGATCTGACTCGATCGGTTGAGCGCTACAATGGCCAGGGCGATCGCATTCAAATCTCGACGGCGCCAGGTGCGGACGGCATCGTTCGGCGCATTGAGGTCGGCGCCAAACAGGCGGGGACGCAACCAAACTGGATCGTGTTCGCGCTCACCAATGATTCCGACGAACAGCTCGAGCGCTTGGTCGTGGTGCCGCATTTCCGCCTCGCCGGCTCCGGTGTGATCTGGCCCGATCTCGGCACGGTCCGCATCTCCGCTATCACGGCGAGCCAGGGCTTCGCGCCCGAGAGCGAGGAAAGCGCCGACGCCGACGTGTTCCGCCTCACGCTCGACCCCGGTGCGACCGTTACCTATGTGGCCGAACTTCGCTCCGCCACCCTGCCCCAGATCACTTTGTGGGAGCCGGACGCCTATAAGGACAAGCTCACCAGCTTGACGCTGTTTAAAGGCATCGTGATCGGGATCGCCGGTCTGCTGGCGCTCTTCCTGTCGATCGTCTTCGTGGTGCGCGGCGCCATCATCTTCCCGGCAGCGGCGGCTCTCGCCTGGGCCGTCTTGGCCTATGTGTGCATCGATTTCGGCTTCTGGCACAAATTATTCGCGGCGGGCGGCGAGGCGGATCGCGTGTCGCGCGCGGTCGCGGAGGCCAGCCTTGCGGCGACCCTGCTGGCGTTCCTCTTCGCTTATCTCAACCTGAACCGTTGGCATGTGCGCTACTCGCATATTGCGGCCGGCTGGCTGATCTTTCTGGCGGCCCTCGTCGGCTTCGCGCTTTACGACGCACCGGTCGCGGCCGGCATCGCGCGCATCATGCTGGCGACCGTGGCGGCCGTCGGTTTCATTCTCGTCATCTATCTGTCGACGCATGGCTACGATCGCGCCGTCATGTTGATTCCCACCTGGTTCCTGTTGCTGGTGTGGGTGGCGGCGGCCGGGTTCACCGTCATGGGATCGCTGACCAACGACCTCGTCTCGCCGGCGCTGATGGGCGGTCTGGTTCTGATCGTCATGCTGATCGGCTTTACGATCATGCAAAATGCCTTTGCGATCGGGGGAATGTCTCACGGAGTCGTTTCAGATGCCGAACGCAAGGCGCTTGCGCTGACCGGCTCGGGTGACATCATCTTCGACTGGGACGTCAATGCCGATCGAATTTTCGTCAGCCCCGATGTCGAAACGCAGTTGGGTCTTCGGCGTGGCGACCTCGAAGGTCCGGCCGCCGGCTGGTTCGATCGCCTTCACGCGCTCGACCGCGACCGCTATCGCGCCTGCCTCGATACGGTGCTGGAGCAACGCTGCGGCCGCATAGCACAGGACTTCCGCTTGCGATCGGCCGATGGCGAATATTTCTCCTATGCCATGAAGGCGCGGCCCGTCGTCGGGCAGGATGGCGAGGTGGTGCGCGTCGTCGGCACGCTGGCCGACGTGACCGACATCAAGGCGGCGGAAGATCGGCTCCTGCACGATGCGGTGCATGACAGCCTCACCGGCCTGCCCAATCGGGAATTATTCTACGACAGGCTTGATGCCGCGATGACGATGACGCGGAGTAGCGACCGCGCCGCACCGACGGTGTTTTCACTCGATGTCGACCGCTTCAAGCAGATCAACGAGCAGGTGGGCCTCTCGGTCGGCGACTCGATCCTGCTGACGATCGCGCGTCGCCTCGGGCGCCTGATGCGGCCGCAGGACACGATGGCCCGGATCGGCGGCGACCAGTTCGCCTTCATCATCGTGTCGGAGACCGATGCCGACCAGATCATGCAATTGGCCGACACGATCCGGCGCGCCATCAATACACCTATCACGTTCAGCACCTACGAGATCGCCCTCACGTCGTCGATCGGTGTGGCGTTCTACGACACGGCCCTGCACGCGAAACGGGACGACATCCTGAAAGATGCCGAGATCGCCATGACGCATGCGAAGCGCGCGGGCGGCGACCGCATCGAACTCTATCGCACCGGCATGCGAGCGCAGCGGTCGGATCGGCTCGCGCTCGAAGCGGATTTGCGGCGCGCCATCGAGCGAAACGAGATCAAGGTGGTGTTCCAGCCGATCGTGCGGCTGGAAGACCGGACCATCGCGGGTTTCGAGGCGCTGCTGCGTTGGGAGCATCCGCGCCTCGGCACGCTGAGCCCGGCGGATTTCATCCCCCTGGCGGAGCAGACCGGGCTGATCGTCGACCTCGGGCTGTTCGCCATGGACCGAACGGCGCGGGAACTCGCCTCCTGGCAGCAAGCGCTCGACGTGTCGCCCCCCATTTATGCCAGCGTCAACGTTTCGTCGCGGCAGTTGCTGCGCCACGATCTCCTCGGCGATGTGAAATCGGTGCTCAAGCGCTCGGGTGTCCTGCGGAATTCGCTGAAGCTCGAACTCACCGAAAGCCTGATGATGGAAAATCCGGAATATGCGGCGCAGATGCTGCACCGGATTAAGGATCTCGGGGCTGGCCTTTCGCTCGACGATTTCGGCACGGGCTACTCGTCCCTCTCCTATCTGCAGCGGTTCCCGTTCGACACGATCAAGATCGACCAGTCGTTCGTGCGTCATAACGGCAAGGGCAGCCGTCCTGTCATTCTGCGGTCCATCGTCGCCTTGGCGCATGATCTCGGCATGGAAGTCGTGGCCGAAGGCGCCGAATCCGAGAGCGACGTGATCGAGCTCTCGCAGCTCGGCTGCGAATATGCACAAGGCTTTGCGTTCGGTCAGCCGATCTCGGCCGCCGAGGCCCGTAAGCTGGTCGGTGCGACGGCCGAAGCCGCCTGA
- a CDS encoding HlyD family secretion protein codes for MLDQPNDAPHDRDILKIGSPDHKADEPTALQKSDDVDDSDETDETSPDDDAAEKPKDTRPFWRKHPIALIVGLIVLIAAIVAGVLWYLNARHFENTDDAFIDGRPISISAEVEGNITAVPVTDNQVVKAGDLLARIDDRNYTAAVANAEAQIDQAQAQFENIEAQIGAQKSQVRQAEQQVNEAQAALNFSNDENKRYQDLAKTGFGTIQRAQQSASDQQQKRAALDGAQSNQAAAEKQINVLKAQRRSAEAQIEQAKAQKLTADANLSRTMIRATVDGRVTRLTGAVGFVATQGQGLMVLVPLDVWVTANFKETQLADMRVGQPVDIEIDAFGRTYPGKINSIQAGSGTAFSLLPAQNATGNYVKVVQRIPVKITFDQRPDVELGPGMSVVPTVRVR; via the coding sequence GTGCTCGACCAACCAAACGATGCTCCTCACGACCGCGACATTCTCAAGATCGGATCGCCGGACCACAAGGCGGACGAGCCGACGGCATTGCAGAAATCCGATGACGTCGACGACAGCGATGAGACCGACGAGACGTCGCCCGACGACGATGCGGCAGAGAAGCCAAAAGACACTCGGCCGTTCTGGCGCAAGCATCCGATTGCGCTGATCGTCGGCCTTATCGTGCTGATCGCGGCGATCGTGGCTGGCGTCCTCTGGTATCTGAACGCGCGCCACTTCGAGAACACGGATGATGCCTTTATCGACGGCCGGCCAATTTCGATCAGCGCCGAAGTCGAAGGCAATATCACCGCCGTGCCAGTCACCGATAACCAGGTTGTGAAGGCTGGTGACCTCCTGGCCCGCATCGATGATCGGAACTACACGGCTGCGGTCGCCAATGCGGAGGCTCAGATCGATCAGGCGCAAGCGCAGTTTGAAAATATCGAGGCACAGATTGGAGCGCAGAAGTCGCAAGTCCGGCAAGCGGAACAGCAGGTCAACGAGGCTCAGGCTGCGCTGAATTTCTCTAACGACGAGAACAAGCGATATCAGGATCTCGCCAAGACCGGCTTTGGGACGATCCAGCGGGCTCAGCAATCGGCCTCCGATCAGCAGCAGAAGCGCGCCGCGCTGGACGGCGCTCAATCCAACCAGGCTGCTGCTGAAAAGCAGATCAACGTGCTGAAAGCCCAGAGACGCAGCGCCGAGGCGCAAATCGAGCAAGCGAAGGCGCAGAAGCTGACGGCCGACGCCAATCTCTCGCGCACGATGATCCGCGCGACCGTCGATGGCCGCGTGACGCGGCTCACCGGGGCGGTCGGTTTCGTTGCAACCCAGGGCCAAGGCCTGATGGTTCTGGTGCCGTTGGATGTTTGGGTCACGGCAAACTTCAAGGAAACTCAACTCGCCGACATGAGGGTCGGACAGCCCGTCGATATCGAGATCGACGCTTTCGGCCGGACCTATCCCGGCAAGATCAACAGCATCCAGGCCGGGAGCGGCACGGCTTTCAGTTTGCTGCCGGCTCAGAACGCCACGGGGAATTACGTGAAGGTCGTTCAGCGCATTCCAGTGAAGATCACCTTCGATCAGCGTCCGGACGTGGAGCTTGGACCAGGCATGTCGGTGGTGCCGACCGTCCGGGTGCGGTAA